From one Lineus longissimus chromosome 3, tnLinLong1.2, whole genome shotgun sequence genomic stretch:
- the LOC135485325 gene encoding histone acetyltransferase KAT6A-like, which yields MATTSKMGSNDWNTKRKKTPAKPPMKVNKSPKKNTTKSSKSTSSNKKPNNDKKAKKVVSKKTSPKKTTKAGTKKTKNDVKPADKKKTSPIKAKPKADYKTRHHIGRRKATENVISYSQSGTTFFDLYTDYKTFNISKMKFPTKRGHDDSNSVKLPPKKLKLDRSSMNSGKVSSPSKDKENSAASKEKKNIEKLKRSKESCEKGLKIQSPKKNKESPSKKGTEKSQLQKKGAISDENLEGSNKVKKPSPRKKVVTSFQAVAPRGPWVRRQASLNASAVMTVLYERERGPTIVKETDDQKTPVKSHESSSKISTKKSKDAKKVSKTLKLTSKCKKESTKKEKAEPKNRVSRTNKKSGKVQEAVAKSKGTCRSKKIKGPYRFRELKNLLDCDNNDLDCDVLKSIQQGFFSKGMKRKINSSDIQLGVFAHKKREASLNAQAMLAASCGRVGGRRIGRDYSSSETSSDSEFFQSDSDELDERSSVTSSEVEADDDSDEIIDVVENDEDEDMRAARVLPDSFKITRHVATVHHTHEILGHWVDGLGIKESLMCKDSIEWTNRELLQAQPQVTPVSPGNGIIVPVSQVTSPRMEVIKVTPRPSLQTPPLQSSPMQSSSLLINGMVAPGGSPLPNGMIGPGGSPLPTSYSYNNGAIIPSSHCQSFTLNGLGSISLMATYPNRYDSAFRVPSFNNSYYQHPGCYSQNSPIMQPVQDRYTHIVHHPIPVQPQQDLEIIFHHHNSHQTIKPCCSKTETVTCTVTHTQQQHVNQKQPCKIQESFPPSPASHQPLPPLPPPEPPAPQQFSSQQSAHQQFSSQQVAPQNFPSQQTGPQQYPTQQSAPQHFQQQVAPQQYPRQQTPHQYPQQQVPQQYPSLSAPQQFSHQQSGPHHFQHQKSTQQFSQYTSSTQQFPHQASAPQQFQPPPQSRRNPYPSQQSHQMQNPAAPSNQLQTLPANMRSVPVNKSLPPCAPRYHTLTAPPPKNTPDAFRKNLSAPQLKSLPAPPNRNSVAPQVKNQSMPQRTSSHSVNLPAQSTHNAALPLTLPGIAPKNAATQPKPPALHPIPKPYTHPMPQTVPRPIGQSERELRKRPRSVTAFSGEGRKRMCLNPVTVEIPMDIQVYGVDKNDTERTCHRRKERTEPAAREPKKRLEESEGFAERCESAQKKDSLRIQSVERKRPERLSPRLSKEKPGPDVNRLPAEQASAISPKEKSATNKTKQKVTEKTKEGGLKSKVKSKPVLNNNSKGVANNNKKTIGGKTKLLNSKKCMSAETKLLSNKKKVGGQRLTGDKKVLKSVTNRPKLSLKKADKQKPKLLKKKTATGQKAKLLKSSGQGPKHLNLKKSVAVSKGPKHCKTSPSDKSKTNIKKEKKRVDAKSKTGGVKAGQEAGSISSRRGSNRKQSLDNSWQWVGEPENKLVFTCNEMPGVERPCYSAICHNDGDIIKARDCVLLRSGPRKKDLPFIAKITAFFEKDGEKMMSILWYYRPEHTEAGRQPNHLPAELFASKHKDENSIACIEDKCLVMSVGKYCRYRAKLKLLEENLPFSYSKQTLVPKADDVPTECLPTDVDPETVFLCRSVYDFRQKRILKNPS from the exons ATGGCGACCACTAGTAAAATGGGATCGAATGACTGGAATACAAAACGTAAAAAAACACCGGCGAAACCTCCGATGAAG GTGAACAAGTCGCCCAAGAAGAACACCACCAAGTCTTCAAAATCCACCTCTTCCAACAAGAAACCGAATAACGATAAGAAAGCTAAGAAAGTTGTCTCGAAGAAGACATCTCCAAAGAAGACAACAAAGGCTGGGACCAAAAAGACGAAAAATGATGTCAAACCTGCCgacaagaaaaaaacaagtccGATAAAAGCTAAACCAAAAGCTGATTATAAGACACGCCATCACATCGGCCGAAGAAAAGCAACGGAAAATGTGATCTCATATAGCCAATCAGGGACAACATTCTTTGATTTGTATACTGACTATAAGACGTTCAATATATCCAAAATGAAGTTCCCAACAAAACGTGGCCATGACGATTCAAATAGCGTTAAACTGCCCCCCAAAAAACTGAAACTAGACCGGAGTAGTATGAACAGTGGTAAGGTCTCATCTCCTTCGAAAGACAAGGAGAATTCAGCTGCTTCAAAGGAAAAAAAGAACAttgaaaagttgaaaagatCAAAAGAATCTTGTGAAAAGggtttgaaaattcaaagtccGAAAAAGAATAAAGAAAGTCCAAGTAAAAAGGGAACTGAAAAGAGTCAATTGCAGAAGAAAGGGGCAATTTCCGATGAGAATTTGGAAGGTTCAAATAAAGTTAAAAAACCATCTCCGAGGAAGAAGGTGGTCACTAGTTTTCAGGCTGTTGCACCACGCGGACCGTGGGTTAGACGCCAGGCTAGTCTGAATGCTTCTGCTGTTATGACTGTACTTTACGAGCGTGAAAGGGGCCCTACGATTGTGAAGGAGACAGACGATCAGAAAACGCCTGTGAAAAGTCATGAATCTTCCAGCAAAATTTCTACGAAAAAGTCCAAGGATGccaaaaaagtttcaaaaactCTGAAATTGACTtctaaatgtaagaaagaatcTACTAAAAAAGAGAAAGCAGAACCAAAAAATAGGGTGTCACGAACAAATAAAAAGAGTGGGAAGGTGCAGGAAGCTGTGGCTAAATCTAAAGGTACTTGTAGATCCAAAAAGATCAAAGGTCCTTATCGGTTCCGGGAATTGAAAAATCTGCTTGATTGTGACAATAACGATTTAGATTGCGATGTTTTGAAATCAATACAGCAGGGTTTCTTTTCGAAAGGAATGAAACGAAAGATCAACTCCTCGGATATACAACTTGGTGTATTTGCACATAAGAAACGTGAGGCTAGTCTTAATGCCCAGGCCATGTTGGCTGCCAGCTGTGGACGAGTTGGTGGACGCAGAATTGGACGAGACTATAGTTCAAGTGAAACATCTTCGGATTCTGAATTTTTCCAGTCGGACTCGGATGAACTTGATGAACGGTCGTCTGTTACCAGTAGTGAGGTTGAAGCTGATGATGATTCGGATGAAATTATCGATGTTGTTGAGAATGACGAGGATGAGGACATGCGAGCAGCGAGGGTTCTCCCCGATTCCTTTAAGATTACACGTCATGTGGCAACGGTCCACCACACTCATGAGATTCTCGGTCACTGGGTGGATGGGCTCGGGATCAAGGAGTCGTTGATGTGCAAGGATTCTATTGAATGGACCAATCGCGAACTATTACAAGCACAACCACAGGTGACGCCAGTGTCCCCTGGGAATGGCATTATTGTCCCAGTATCTCAAGTCACAAGTCCACGTATGGAGGTCATAAAGGTCACACCACGTCCGTCGTTACAAACTCCACCACTGCAGTCGTCACCAATGCAGTCGTCGTCACTGTTGATAAATGGTATGGTGGCTCCCGGGGGTTCACCACTACCTAATGGAATGATAGGACCAGGAGGGTCGCCCCTGCCAACGTCGTACTCTTACAATAACGGTGCCATCATCCCTTCGTCTCACTGCCAGTCATTCACACTAAACGGACTCGGGAGTATCTCCCTCATGGCGACCTACCCCAACAGATACGACAGTGCCTTCAGAGTGCCATCATTTAACAACTCGTACTATCAGCACCCGG GTTGTTACAGCCAGAACAGTCCGATCATGCAGCCGGTCCAGGACAGATACACACACATTGTGCACCACCCAATCCCAGTGCAGCCGCAGCAAGACCTGGAGATCATCTTCCATCACCACAACTCCCACCAGACGATCAAACCATGCTGCTCCAAGACAGAGACAGTCACGTGTACTGTCACCCACACCCAGCAACAACACGTCAATCAGAAACAGCCGTGCAAGATTCAGGAATCTTTTCCACCATCGCCGGCATCTCATCAGCCACTGCCACCCCTACCACCACCTGAACCGCCAGCACCTCAGCAGTTCTCGTCACAACAGTCGGCACACCAACAGTTCTCATCTCAGCAAGTGGCACCCCAGAATTTCCCCTCACAACAGACAGGGCCACAGCAATATCCCACTCAGCAATCGGCACCACAGCATTTCCAACAACAGGTGGCACCTCAGCAGTACCCACGTCAACAAACACCGCATCAATATCCTCAACAGCAGGTGCCACAACAATACCCATCACTATCTGcacctcagcagttttctcacCAACAATCTGGACCTCATCATTTCCAACACCAAAAGTCTACACAACAGTTTTCGCAGTACACATCATCTACGCAGCAGTTCCCACATCAAGCATCAGCACCCCAGCAGTTTCAGCCCCCACCTCAATCCCGCCGCAATCCTTACCCAAGTCAACAGTCTCACCAGATGCAGAATCCTGCTGCGCCATCGAATCAACTTCAGACACTTCCTGCCAACATGCGTTCAGTCCCTGTGAACAAAAGTCTTCCTCCCTGTGCGCCCAGATATCATACTTTGACTGCTCCACCACCCAAAAACACCCCAGATGCATTTCGCAAGAACTTATCTGCACCCCAACTAAAATCACTTCCTGCACCCCCTAATCGAAACTCAGTTGCACCTCAAGTAAAAAATCAGTCAATGCCCCAGAGAACTTCATCACATTCTGTTAACCTTCCTGCCCAGTCAACCCATAATGCTGCACTTCCTCTCACCCTGCCGGGAATCGCACCAAAAAACGCAGCTACCCAACCAAAACCACCAGCTCTTCATCCCATTCCAAAACCGTACACACATCCCATGCCGCAGACAGTGCCCCGACCTATTGGTCAATCTGAGAGAGAACTAAGGAAGAGACCGAGATCAGTGACAGCTTTCTCAGGTGAGGGCCGCAAAAGGATGTGCCTAAATCCTGTTACAGTAGAAATACCGATGGACATTCAGGTGTATGGTGTCGACAAGAATGACACTGAGCGCACTTGTCATCGGCGGAAAGAACGAACTGAACCGGCAGCTAGGGAACCGAAGAAACGATTGGAGGAAAGTGAAGGCTTTGCGGAGAGATGTGAAAGTGCTCAGAAGAAAGATAGTTTAAGAATTCAAAGTGTTGAGAGAAAGAGACCTGAAAGACTAAGTCCGAGGCTCAGCAAGGAGAAGCCTGGGCCAGATGTGAATCGGTTACCAGCGGAACAAGCCAGTGCAATTTCTCCCAAAGAGAAATCTGcgacaaacaaaacaaaacagaaagtGACTGAGAAAACAAAGGAGGGCGGGTTGAAGTCAAAAGTGAAGTCTAAGCCAGTGCTCAATAACAATAGTAAAGGTGTTGCAAATAACAACAAGAAAACTATCGGAGGGAAAACAAAACTTCTCAATTCAAAGAAGTGTATGAGTGCGGAAACAAAACTGCTAAGTAATAAGAAAAAGGTTGGTGGCCAGAGACTAACTGGGGACAAGAAAGTTTTGAAATCTGTGACCAATAGACCAAAACTGTCATTAAAAAAAGCTGATAAACAGAAGCCAAAACTTCTCAAAAAGAAGACTGCCACTGGACAAAAAGCCAAACTGCTTAAGTCGTCTGGTCAGGGACCAAAACATCTCAATCTTAAGAAGTCTGTGGCTGTTAGTAAGGGTCCGAAACACTGTAAGACGTCCCCCAGTGataaatcaaaaacaaacattaaaaaagaaaagaaacgtGTTGATGCTAAATCGAAAACGGGAGGAGTGAAAGCGGGACAAGAAGCAGGCTCGATCAGTTCACGACGGGGGTCCAATCGGAAACAGTCTCTTGATAACAGCTGGCAGTGGGTTGGAGAGCCCGAGAACAAGCTTGTCTTCACTTGT AATGAGATGCCCGGTGTTGAACGTCCGTGCTATTCCGCTATCTGCCATAATGATGGTGACATCATCAAGGCGCGTGACTGTGTCTTGCTGCGTTCTGGACCAAGAAAGAAGGATCTGCCATTCATCGCAAAGATAACTGCGTTCTTCGAGAAAGATG GTGAGAAGATGATGAGCATCCTGTGGTATTATCGCCCTGAGCACACAGAAGCTGGCCGTCAGCCCAATCATCTGCCAGCAGAGCTGTTTGCATCGAAGCACAAAGATGAGAACAGTATAGCATGTATTGAGGACAAGTGCCTTGTCATGTCTGTAGGAAAATACTGCAG atatCGAGCAAAACTGAAACTCCTGGAAGAAAATCTGCCATTTAGTTATTCGAAGCAGACGCTTGTACCCAAAGCAGACGACGTACCAACTGAATGCTTGCCAACTGACGTCGACCCAGAGACTGTCTTCCTCTGTCGCTCTGTCTACGACTTTAGACAGAAACGTATCTTGAAGAATCCATCCTGA